The following are encoded in a window of Alphaproteobacteria bacterium genomic DNA:
- the clpP gene encoding ATP-dependent Clp endopeptidase proteolytic subunit ClpP — MPDHQDIVSQLIPVVVEQSNRGERSFDIYSRLLRERIIFVTGGVEDHMASVITAQLLFLESENPKKDIYMYINSPGGVVTAGMAIHDTMNYIRPKVGTVCIGQAASMGAFLLSAGEPGMRVALQNARIMIHQPSGGAQGMASDIEIQAKEILRIRHRMNELMAQYTGQPIEEIEKNVERDKFFSAHEAKDFGLVDEVFERRPSPAEDGETAKAA; from the coding sequence GTGCCCGATCATCAGGACATCGTCTCCCAGCTCATCCCCGTCGTCGTCGAGCAATCGAACCGCGGCGAGCGCAGCTTCGACATCTATTCGCGGCTGCTGCGCGAGCGGATCATCTTCGTCACCGGCGGGGTCGAGGACCACATGGCCTCGGTGATCACCGCCCAGCTCCTGTTCCTCGAGAGCGAAAACCCCAAGAAGGACATCTACATGTACATCAACTCGCCGGGCGGGGTGGTGACTGCGGGCATGGCGATCCACGATACGATGAACTACATCCGGCCCAAGGTCGGCACGGTGTGCATCGGCCAGGCCGCCTCGATGGGCGCCTTCCTCCTTTCCGCCGGCGAGCCCGGAATGCGAGTCGCGCTCCAGAACGCGCGGATCATGATCCACCAGCCCTCGGGCGGCGCCCAGGGCATGGCCAGCGACATCGAGATCCAGGCCAAGGAGATCCTCCGCATCCGCCACCGGATGAACGAGCTGATGGCCCAATATACCGGCCAGCCGATCGAGGAGATCGAGAAGAACGTCGAGCGCGACAAGTTCTTTTCGGCCCACGAGGCGAAGGATTTTGGTTTGGTGGATGAGGTGTTCGAGCGGCGGCCCAGTCCGGCGGAGGACGGCGAGACGGCCAAGGCGGCTTAG